Proteins co-encoded in one Ponticoccus alexandrii genomic window:
- a CDS encoding flavin reductase family protein has product MTAMPHTFDPAEADPRSFRDALGRFATGVTVITCATADGPLGITANSFSSVSLDPPLVLWSPAKRSTRYPFYVQAEFFAIHVLGAEQVDLCFDFARDGVAFGRYDWTYNQHGVPMLDGCLSRFECRQVAIHDAGDHSVVIGQVSRVTTRDGTPLVFSAGDYGRFQKA; this is encoded by the coding sequence ATGACCGCAATGCCCCATACTTTCGACCCGGCAGAAGCGGACCCCCGCAGCTTTCGAGACGCGCTGGGGCGCTTTGCAACCGGTGTGACCGTGATCACCTGCGCGACCGCCGACGGGCCGCTGGGCATCACCGCCAACAGCTTTTCCAGCGTCTCTCTGGACCCGCCGCTGGTGCTCTGGTCGCCGGCGAAACGATCGACGCGTTATCCGTTCTATGTTCAGGCCGAGTTTTTCGCGATCCATGTGCTGGGCGCCGAACAGGTCGACCTGTGCTTCGACTTCGCCCGCGACGGGGTCGCCTTCGGACGCTACGACTGGACGTACAACCAGCATGGTGTGCCGATGCTGGACGGCTGCCTGTCACGGTTCGAGTGCCGGCAGGTGGCAATCCACGACGCCGGGGACCACTCGGTGGTGATCGGGCAGGTCTCTCGGGTAACGACGCGCGATGGCACCCCGCTGGTGTTCAGCGCGGGCGACTACGGGCGGTTTCAGAAGGCCTGA
- a CDS encoding NUDIX hydrolase, whose amino-acid sequence MRWDARDTVRVLMVTSRDSGRWVMPKGWTMDGEKPWDAAAIEALEEAGARGHIGSEELGQYRYGKVMPDGRVVPCVVRVYPLFVEALLRNWKERGERKRKWFSPKAASKRVAEPELAALLLSIHDRPQKQPVIRELLKRYR is encoded by the coding sequence ATGCGTTGGGACGCACGCGACACGGTCAGGGTGCTGATGGTGACCTCGCGCGATTCCGGGCGGTGGGTCATGCCCAAGGGCTGGACGATGGACGGTGAGAAGCCTTGGGACGCCGCCGCCATCGAGGCGCTGGAAGAGGCCGGCGCGCGCGGGCATATCGGCAGCGAGGAGCTGGGCCAGTACCGCTATGGGAAGGTCATGCCGGATGGCCGCGTCGTGCCCTGCGTCGTCCGGGTCTATCCGCTGTTCGTCGAAGCGCTGCTGCGCAATTGGAAAGAGCGCGGCGAACGCAAGCGGAAGTGGTTCTCGCCCAAGGCCGCATCGAAGCGGGTGGCCGAGCCGGAACTGGCGGCGCTGTTGCTGTCCATTCACGACCGGCCGCAGAAACAGCCGGTGATCCGCGAATTGCTGAAGCGCTACCGGTAG
- a CDS encoding TolC family protein produces the protein MIVTLAMLPGCMKDMAEGTVSRFRGGDPAPVAAVPEARRAVARPSDASEIIYALQLRSSAIEPGTPYARVADAVIASDARVAEAELRVAQLRAEAAAKNWMPRFGPRVSLDSLGAFVAELVINQVLFDNGRKVAERDLAKANVEIAAVALVEDGNSRVGDALSLYLTAQQNRDLAAHLQGALQEMGHFEWVILERVKGGVSDMSDLNVVRQKLAAMRARSGEAQEAAAVALAELNAMSARPLAELFGIGGLREPGAGEALGVLRARAERERTIAEAKIARAGHLPGLAATGALGRDGRVTGGLELTTDSLFSLGTMAEFEAIEATRVSADRRVGEAREVAGRQIQSQRIQRDAYRRQGQEAAVLTAQAKTNLDLFRAQYEGGQRQVMDVVGVYEIYATALEAEIDLRYKAARAALELARLQGALAEGTSL, from the coding sequence TTGATCGTCACTTTGGCGATGCTGCCCGGATGCATGAAGGATATGGCCGAGGGCACGGTCAGCCGGTTCAGGGGGGGCGACCCGGCGCCTGTGGCTGCCGTGCCAGAGGCGCGGCGCGCCGTGGCCCGGCCCTCGGATGCCTCCGAGATCATTTACGCCCTGCAACTGCGTTCCTCCGCCATCGAGCCGGGCACGCCCTATGCGCGGGTCGCCGATGCCGTGATCGCCTCGGACGCCCGCGTGGCAGAGGCGGAGCTTCGCGTCGCGCAACTGCGCGCCGAGGCGGCGGCGAAGAACTGGATGCCGCGGTTCGGGCCGCGTGTCTCGCTGGATTCTCTGGGGGCCTTTGTGGCGGAACTGGTCATCAACCAGGTGCTTTTCGACAACGGGCGCAAGGTGGCGGAGCGCGATCTGGCCAAGGCCAATGTCGAGATCGCCGCCGTTGCCCTTGTCGAGGACGGCAACAGCCGGGTGGGCGACGCGCTGTCGCTGTATCTGACCGCGCAGCAGAACCGTGACCTTGCGGCCCATCTGCAGGGTGCGCTGCAAGAGATGGGCCATTTCGAATGGGTCATCCTCGAGCGCGTGAAGGGGGGCGTCTCGGACATGTCCGACCTCAACGTCGTGCGGCAAAAGCTGGCCGCGATGCGGGCCCGGTCCGGCGAGGCGCAAGAGGCCGCGGCGGTGGCGCTTGCGGAACTGAACGCCATGTCAGCGCGCCCGCTGGCAGAGCTGTTCGGCATCGGCGGCCTGCGTGAACCGGGCGCCGGCGAGGCGCTGGGCGTGCTGCGGGCCCGGGCCGAACGCGAACGCACCATTGCCGAAGCGAAGATCGCACGCGCGGGCCACCTGCCGGGTCTTGCGGCGACCGGCGCGCTTGGCCGTGACGGGCGGGTCACCGGCGGGCTGGAACTGACCACGGATTCGCTGTTCTCGCTGGGGACCATGGCAGAGTTCGAAGCCATCGAGGCGACACGGGTCAGTGCCGACCGCAGGGTGGGCGAGGCCCGCGAGGTGGCCGGGCGCCAGATCCAGTCGCAGCGTATCCAGCGCGACGCCTACCGGCGGCAGGGTCAGGAGGCGGCTGTCCTGACCGCTCAGGCCAAGACGAACCTCGACCTTTTCCGGGCGCAATACGAAGGCGGTCAGCGTCAGGTCATGGACGTGGTCGGCGTCTATGAGATCTACGCCACGGCCCTGGAGGCCGAGATAGACCTGCGTTACAAGGCCGCCCGCGCGGCGCTGGAGCTGGCCCGCCTGCAAGGCGCGCTGGCCGAAGGGACAAGCCTGTGA
- a CDS encoding RidA family protein has translation MIERIETGQRMSKIVKHNGVAYLCGQVGAGDTVAEQTRDCLSRVDALLEKAGSSREHILQAIVWLSDMADFDEMNAVWDAWVPEGHAPARACGEAKLARDVLKVEIIVTAAIRE, from the coding sequence ATGATCGAACGGATCGAAACCGGCCAGCGCATGAGCAAGATCGTCAAGCACAACGGCGTGGCCTACCTCTGTGGGCAGGTCGGCGCGGGTGACACCGTGGCCGAGCAGACGCGGGACTGCCTTTCGCGGGTGGATGCCCTGCTGGAGAAGGCCGGGTCCTCGCGCGAGCATATCCTGCAAGCGATCGTCTGGCTGTCCGACATGGCCGATTTCGACGAGATGAACGCGGTCTGGGACGCTTGGGTGCCCGAAGGCCACGCCCCTGCGCGGGCCTGCGGCGAGGCGAAACTGGCCCGTGATGTGCTGAAGGTCGAAATCATCGTGACCGCTGCGATACGGGAGTGA
- a CDS encoding GntR family transcriptional regulator: MRDRHALPIYLQISEMLIREINAGRLQDGERLPPERVYAERLGISVGTLRKALEDLTEKGLLERVHGSGNYIRARADVQSVYAFFRVELLEGGGLPTAELLSIDRVAKPEGLPPFGSSAEAHRIRRLRRLNGRPAILEEIWLDGAYTDRIERRDLSESLYRFYRERLDLWITRAEDRMGLLPVPDWAPDAFGPRPGAPCLCATRVSFARDGARAEVSRGWIDTEVATYVARLK, translated from the coding sequence ATGAGGGACCGTCACGCGCTGCCCATCTACCTGCAAATCAGCGAAATGCTGATCCGTGAAATCAACGCCGGGCGCCTGCAGGACGGGGAGCGTCTGCCGCCCGAACGGGTCTATGCCGAGCGTCTGGGCATTTCCGTCGGCACGCTGCGCAAGGCACTGGAGGACCTGACCGAGAAGGGTCTGCTGGAGCGTGTCCACGGATCGGGCAACTATATCAGGGCGCGGGCCGACGTGCAGTCGGTTTATGCCTTCTTCCGCGTCGAACTGCTGGAGGGCGGGGGGCTGCCGACCGCCGAGCTTCTGTCCATCGACCGCGTGGCGAAGCCCGAGGGCCTGCCACCCTTCGGCTCCAGCGCCGAGGCCCACCGCATCCGCCGCCTGAGGCGGCTAAACGGCAGGCCCGCCATTCTGGAAGAGATCTGGCTGGATGGGGCTTATACGGACCGGATCGAACGGCGCGACCTGTCGGAATCTCTCTACCGTTTCTATCGTGAGCGGCTGGACCTGTGGATCACCCGTGCCGAGGACCGCATGGGGCTGCTGCCCGTCCCCGACTGGGCGCCTGATGCCTTCGGGCCGCGTCCCGGCGCGCCCTGCCTTTGTGCGACGCGGGTGAGCTTTGCGCGGGACGGCGCGCGGGCCGAGGTGTCCCGCGGGTGGATCGACACCGAGGTGGCGACCTATGTGGCCCGGCTGAAATGA
- a CDS encoding Ig-like domain-containing protein — MNAINFVIRTRAGTVEHGSVGGDDQAFLIEAGSGNDISLNVAQSDLRGYDRSANDLLITLADGRVIVLEGYFDDAGTAAANRFFVSSNGVLNEVGFIEAEGGALFAQYGPSETWGKWSPSDDLIFVDDPLVAADTAYTGEDEEVSMLAPGLLGGAGLGAGGIGAGTAAAAGGALLLRRGGDDGDGGGGNDTVGGDDTVGGGDDTVGGGDDTVGGGDDTVGGGDDTVGGGDDTVGGGDDTVGGGDDTVGGGDDTVGGGGDTVGGGDDTVGGGDDTVGGGDDTVGGGDDTVGGGDDTVGGGDDTVGGGDDTVGGGDDTVGGGDDTVGGGDDTVGGGDDTVGGGDDTVGGGDDTVGGGDDTVGGGDDTVGGGDDTVGGGDNTPWIAPTVDDPDGSHVIAGDDDPVIVISGTGNPGSAVDVTIGGETVTVVADPDRTWEAVFDGDDFPPDGDYNDVDVVVTDPDGTVTELDGPSFTIDTTPPALDLDQGFVSTGNLFNAASHAGGVALSGTGEPGASLTVTVGETTQTVTVSDGSAWSISFDDTVFPQGEYTADVTITSTDAHGNTTTVTDAVQIDTVNTLELTELPLTGDDLISAAEQAGGVTLTGTGQTGAAIVVTAEGQDYTTTVGADGAWSVVLDALPEGTYDTVATVTSTDPAGNVTTVDHSFSVDTEIALSVDTAGVGGDGVVNAAEAAEGVTLTGTAEPGAAVIVTANAHSYSVTADSDGAWAVDMPAADLPSGTGDMEITATATDAVGNTTIATGTVGVDTELALTVDTSTLAVDGIVNSVEHAGTVVFTGTGEPGAVVTMELYGETATSTVGADGAWSMPFRGSVLPVNTGLAPIMATATVTATDAAGNVATASGAFQIDVTTQIEAYTATVEGDGVVNAAERADGVVLTGQTEPGSAVTVTANGVQYGATVAEDGAWSVTLPADDVPEGETLMEVAATATDAAGNVATVTGSIAIDTETNVAVMTETVEGDGVVNAAERSDGVTLTGTAEPGSTVTVALGSVTHAATVAPDGSWTAEFSVAEIPTGERSLTVTATATDPAGNVETASGTVDVDTLVRNFTLGGTPGGADGVINAEEASAGLTMTGTTEPGGSVLLTLGAETVAATVDAAGNWTASFAASQLPVGEQSLVLTAVSTDAAGNTATLTKTVTVDTDAGILTIDPDPIEDDDVVNHAEASDGVILTGTSTPGQMVEVTLNGVTHSVRTDADGTWTAPFAATEIAPGTYVAGISATISDSAGNTLTRTDSVRVDTEVLNFAASGEPVEGDNVINAAEASDGFTLTGTTEPGGTVTVTVEDVTHAAKVAADGSWTVAFAAADLPGGEYASGAVIATTDAAGNTAETAISFAVDTEVNRLALSETPVTGDGVINALEAQSGFALTGVVEAGSTVSVTLGGVAYVATVDVSGNWTVDIPAGSVPEGTLDAPLLAEATDAAGNTRTLTDSIGIDTEAPDAPDWTGYGRDGAGVDLIRTEISEDTVFLGQVTDAAGTPQVTAVDVSSSNDIPGLGQTYINLNGHVADGTHLVLAATDAAGNTTGSYLVTDDPRTNTVLMSDAVADALSDYQVDTIDLHFAEDSQLTITEAQIMALSSTTDTVTVRGGSDDSVTIAGAEAQGTKDVDGTTFNVFSLGDATLLIEDEITAVNGVV; from the coding sequence ATGAACGCGATCAATTTCGTGATCCGTACCCGTGCGGGTACGGTGGAGCATGGTTCTGTGGGTGGAGACGATCAGGCATTTCTGATCGAAGCCGGATCCGGAAACGACATTTCCCTGAACGTGGCCCAGTCCGATTTGCGCGGCTACGACCGGTCGGCCAATGACCTTTTGATCACCCTTGCCGATGGCCGTGTTATCGTGCTGGAGGGGTATTTCGACGACGCGGGCACCGCTGCGGCCAACCGCTTTTTCGTCAGTTCCAACGGTGTCCTGAACGAAGTCGGCTTCATCGAGGCCGAGGGCGGGGCGCTGTTCGCGCAATACGGGCCGAGCGAGACATGGGGAAAGTGGAGCCCCTCGGACGACCTGATCTTCGTCGACGATCCGCTGGTGGCGGCTGACACGGCCTATACCGGCGAGGACGAAGAGGTCAGCATGCTGGCGCCCGGTCTTCTGGGCGGTGCCGGGCTTGGGGCCGGCGGCATAGGCGCCGGTACGGCCGCCGCCGCCGGTGGTGCCCTGCTGCTGCGGCGCGGCGGCGATGATGGTGACGGCGGCGGTGGAAACGACACCGTTGGCGGCGACGACACCGTTGGCGGCGGTGACGATACCGTTGGCGGCGGTGACGATACCGTGGGCGGTGGCGATGATACCGTGGGCGGCGGCGACGACACCGTGGGCGGCGGCGACGACACCGTGGGCGGTGGCGATGATACCGTGGGCGGCGGCGACGACACCGTGGGCGGCGGCGACGACACCGTTGGCGGCGGCGGCGACACCGTGGGCGGCGGTGACGATACCGTTGGCGGCGGTGACGACACCGTTGGCGGTGGCGACGACACCGTTGGCGGCGGCGACGACACTGTGGGCGGCGGCGATGACACCGTGGGCGGTGGCGACGATACGGTTGGCGGCGGTGACGATACCGTTGGCGGCGGTGACGATACCGTTGGCGGCGGTGACGATACCGTGGGCGGCGGTGACGATACGGTTGGCGGCGGTGACGATACCGTGGGCGGCGGCGACGACACCGTTGGCGGGGGCGACGACACCGTCGGCGGCGGTGACGATACCGTTGGCGGCGGTGACGATACCGTGGGCGGTGGCGATGACACCGTTGGCGGCGGTGACAACACGCCCTGGATTGCTCCGACCGTCGACGATCCGGATGGCAGCCATGTGATCGCCGGCGACGACGACCCGGTTATCGTGATCTCGGGCACCGGCAATCCGGGCTCTGCCGTCGACGTCACCATCGGCGGCGAGACCGTGACCGTCGTGGCCGACCCGGACCGCACATGGGAAGCGGTCTTTGACGGCGACGATTTCCCGCCCGATGGCGACTACAATGATGTCGACGTGGTGGTGACCGATCCCGACGGCACCGTGACCGAGCTTGACGGCCCGTCCTTCACCATCGACACCACGCCTCCGGCGCTGGATCTGGATCAGGGCTTTGTCTCGACCGGCAATCTCTTCAACGCGGCCAGCCACGCGGGTGGCGTCGCCCTGTCCGGCACCGGAGAGCCGGGTGCCTCGCTGACCGTCACCGTGGGCGAGACGACGCAGACCGTTACGGTTTCCGACGGCAGCGCATGGAGCATCAGTTTCGACGACACCGTGTTCCCGCAGGGCGAATATACCGCCGATGTGACGATCACCAGCACCGACGCCCATGGCAACACGACCACGGTCACCGATGCCGTGCAGATCGACACCGTCAACACGCTGGAACTGACAGAACTGCCCCTGACCGGGGACGACCTGATTTCCGCGGCCGAGCAGGCGGGCGGCGTGACGCTGACCGGCACCGGCCAGACCGGCGCCGCCATCGTGGTCACCGCAGAGGGGCAGGACTACACCACCACGGTCGGCGCGGACGGCGCATGGAGCGTCGTTCTGGACGCCCTGCCCGAAGGCACCTACGACACGGTCGCAACCGTCACATCCACCGATCCGGCGGGCAACGTCACGACGGTGGACCACAGCTTCAGCGTCGACACCGAGATCGCGCTGTCGGTCGATACGGCAGGTGTCGGAGGTGACGGCGTCGTCAACGCGGCAGAGGCGGCGGAAGGCGTGACGCTGACCGGCACCGCAGAGCCGGGCGCGGCGGTCATCGTCACCGCGAACGCCCACAGCTACAGCGTCACGGCGGACAGCGATGGCGCATGGGCGGTCGATATGCCCGCCGCCGATCTGCCTTCTGGCACCGGTGACATGGAAATCACCGCCACCGCCACCGATGCGGTCGGCAACACCACCATCGCCACCGGCACGGTCGGGGTCGATACCGAACTGGCGCTGACGGTCGATACCTCGACGCTGGCCGTGGACGGCATCGTCAACAGTGTCGAACACGCCGGAACCGTGGTCTTCACCGGAACAGGTGAACCCGGTGCCGTGGTCACCATGGAGTTGTACGGCGAAACGGCGACCTCTACCGTGGGCGCCGATGGGGCCTGGTCGATGCCCTTCCGGGGCTCGGTCCTGCCAGTGAACACCGGTCTCGCGCCGATCATGGCAACGGCCACAGTCACGGCCACCGACGCGGCGGGCAATGTCGCCACCGCCTCTGGCGCCTTCCAGATCGACGTGACCACGCAGATCGAGGCCTACACGGCAACCGTCGAGGGCGATGGCGTGGTGAACGCGGCAGAACGCGCCGACGGCGTGGTGCTGACCGGGCAGACAGAGCCGGGCTCTGCCGTCACGGTCACCGCCAACGGCGTGCAGTACGGGGCCACGGTGGCCGAGGATGGCGCATGGTCCGTGACCCTGCCCGCCGATGATGTCCCCGAGGGCGAGACACTGATGGAGGTTGCCGCCACCGCCACCGACGCCGCCGGAAACGTGGCGACAGTCACCGGCAGCATTGCCATAGACACCGAAACCAATGTCGCGGTGATGACCGAGACGGTCGAGGGTGACGGCGTCGTCAATGCCGCCGAGCGCTCGGACGGCGTGACCCTGACCGGCACGGCGGAACCCGGCAGCACCGTCACCGTGGCACTGGGCAGCGTGACCCACGCCGCCACGGTCGCCCCGGACGGGTCCTGGACGGCAGAGTTCTCGGTTGCCGAGATCCCGACCGGCGAACGTAGCCTGACCGTGACCGCCACCGCCACCGACCCGGCGGGCAACGTCGAGACCGCCTCGGGCACCGTCGACGTGGACACGCTGGTGCGGAACTTCACGCTGGGTGGCACGCCGGGCGGCGCCGATGGCGTGATCAACGCCGAAGAAGCCAGCGCGGGTCTGACCATGACCGGCACGACCGAACCCGGCGGCTCCGTCCTGCTGACGCTGGGCGCCGAGACAGTGGCCGCCACGGTGGACGCGGCAGGCAACTGGACGGCCAGCTTCGCGGCCTCGCAACTGCCGGTGGGCGAGCAATCGCTGGTGCTGACGGCGGTCTCGACCGACGCGGCGGGCAACACCGCGACCCTGACCAAGACGGTCACGGTGGACACCGACGCGGGCATCCTGACCATCGATCCTGACCCGATCGAAGACGACGACGTGGTGAACCATGCCGAAGCCTCGGACGGGGTGATCCTGACCGGCACCTCCACACCCGGCCAGATGGTCGAGGTGACGCTGAACGGTGTGACGCACAGCGTGCGAACGGATGCGGACGGGACCTGGACAGCCCCCTTCGCGGCCACAGAAATCGCGCCCGGCACCTACGTGGCCGGGATCAGCGCCACCATCAGCGACAGCGCGGGCAACACCCTGACCCGCACCGACAGCGTCAGGGTCGACACCGAAGTGCTGAACTTCGCCGCCTCCGGCGAGCCGGTCGAGGGCGACAACGTCATCAACGCGGCAGAGGCCTCTGACGGCTTCACCCTGACCGGTACCACAGAACCGGGCGGCACTGTCACGGTCACGGTCGAGGATGTGACCCATGCGGCCAAGGTCGCAGCGGATGGCAGCTGGACCGTTGCTTTTGCGGCGGCGGACCTGCCGGGTGGCGAATACGCCTCGGGCGCGGTGATCGCCACGACCGATGCGGCGGGCAATACCGCCGAAACCGCGATCAGCTTCGCCGTGGACACAGAGGTCAACCGCCTCGCGCTGTCCGAGACCCCGGTGACCGGCGACGGCGTGATCAACGCGCTCGAGGCGCAGTCGGGCTTTGCCCTGACCGGCGTGGTCGAAGCGGGATCGACGGTGTCGGTCACGCTGGGCGGGGTGGCGTATGTGGCCACGGTCGACGTGTCGGGCAACTGGACGGTGGACATCCCCGCCGGCTCTGTCCCCGAGGGCACACTGGACGCGCCGCTGCTGGCCGAGGCGACGGATGCGGCGGGCAACACCCGCACGCTCACCGACAGCATCGGCATCGACACGGAAGCCCCGGACGCGCCGGACTGGACGGGCTATGGCCGCGACGGCGCGGGCGTGGACCTGATCCGCACCGAGATCTCGGAGGATACGGTCTTTCTGGGGCAGGTGACCGACGCGGCGGGCACGCCGCAGGTGACGGCGGTGGATGTCAGCAGCAGCAACGACATTCCCGGGCTCGGCCAGACCTACATCAACCTAAACGGCCATGTGGCGGATGGCACGCATCTTGTGCTGGCGGCCACTGATGCGGCGGGCAATACAACCGGCAGCTACCTCGTGACCGACGATCCCAGGACGAACACGGTTCTGATGTCCGATGCCGTCGCCGATGCGCTGTCCGACTATCAGGTCGACACCATCGACCTGCATTTCGCCGAAGACAGCCAGCTGACCATCACCGAGGCGCAGATCATGGCGCTGTCTTCCACCACCGATACCGTGACGGTGCGTGGCGGGTCCGACGACAGCGTCACCATCGCCGGCGCCGAGGCGCAGGGCACCAAGGACGTGGACGGCACCACCTTCAACGTCTTCTCGCTGGGCGATGCGACGCTGCTGATCGAGGACGAGATCACCGCCGTAAACGGCGTGGTCTGA
- a CDS encoding Gfo/Idh/MocA family protein: MTAGVLRYGVIGCGMMGQEHLRNIALLPGARVAAVFEPDADMAAIAATLAPGAVLCPDLAALLDIEGLDCLLIASPNHCHVAQLEEIARRRPLPVMVEKPLYISEAEAARVSALDLPVWVAMEYRYMPAIARFLDRIDAATGGATMLTIREHRFPFLPKVGGWNRFNRYTGGTLVEKCCHFFDLMRLALQSDPVRIMASGGQMVNHRAERYGDAVPDIWDSAYVIVDFASGARAMLELCMYAEGSRFQEDLSACGPAGRIEARVPGPARFWPPALGPLPLAEVEESPRQPPGPQVTRLPLDPALQAAGDHNGATFHQHRAFAEALRGRGPWSVSLSDGAWAVRMGLAAQRAVETGRVAYIH; encoded by the coding sequence ATGACAGCGGGGGTGCTGCGCTACGGCGTCATCGGCTGTGGCATGATGGGGCAGGAGCACCTGCGCAACATCGCCCTGTTGCCCGGCGCGCGGGTCGCCGCGGTTTTTGAACCCGATGCGGATATGGCGGCCATCGCGGCCACCTTGGCCCCCGGCGCCGTGCTGTGCCCGGACCTTGCCGCGCTTCTTGATATAGAGGGCCTTGACTGCCTGCTGATCGCAAGCCCCAACCACTGCCACGTCGCGCAGCTCGAAGAGATCGCGCGCCGCCGTCCGCTGCCGGTGATGGTCGAAAAGCCGCTGTATATCTCCGAGGCCGAGGCGGCGCGGGTCTCTGCGCTGGATCTGCCGGTCTGGGTGGCCATGGAATACCGCTACATGCCCGCCATCGCGCGCTTTCTGGACCGGATCGACGCGGCCACCGGCGGCGCGACGATGCTGACGATCCGCGAGCATCGCTTTCCCTTCCTGCCCAAGGTGGGCGGCTGGAACCGCTTCAACCGCTACACCGGCGGCACGCTGGTCGAGAAATGCTGCCATTTCTTCGACCTCATGCGGCTGGCGCTGCAGTCCGACCCGGTGCGGATCATGGCCAGCGGCGGCCAGATGGTGAACCATCGCGCCGAACGCTACGGCGACGCGGTGCCCGACATCTGGGACAGTGCCTATGTCATCGTCGACTTCGCCAGCGGCGCCCGCGCCATGCTGGAGCTGTGCATGTACGCCGAGGGCAGCCGCTTTCAGGAGGACCTGTCGGCCTGCGGCCCGGCAGGCCGGATCGAGGCGCGCGTGCCCGGCCCGGCCCGGTTCTGGCCCCCGGCGCTGGGGCCTTTGCCGCTGGCAGAGGTCGAGGAAAGCCCGCGCCAGCCACCCGGCCCGCAGGTCACGCGGCTGCCGCTGGACCCCGCGCTTCAGGCCGCGGGCGACCACAATGGCGCGACCTTTCACCAGCACCGGGCCTTCGCCGAGGCCCTGCGGGGGCGTGGCCCGTGGTCGGTGTCCCTGAGCGATGGCGCATGGGCTGTGCGCATGGGGCTTGCGGCACAACGTGCGGTAGAGACGGGGCGGGTCGCGTACATCCATTGA
- a CDS encoding LLM class flavin-dependent oxidoreductase — MTVVPITSADLDAVEVSWFAALCSDDYEFLGVPDGRLRSSFAHCSAIVQEAERQGFRNILCPSSYQVGQDTLSFVAGCAPITDRIAMLAAVRCGEMQPIMLARTLATLDHMLEGRLTLNVISSDFPGETAESALRYQRSREVVEILKQAWTRDTIDYAGEHYRFSGLPTSPARPWQSGGPLLYFGGYSPDALELCGQHCDVYLMWPEPKAQIAERMKAVNAVARRHGRTLDYGLRVHVIVRDTEAEARDWAEHITSRLDDEMGRLIRERALDSGSLGVAHQARARELADQYGYVERHLWTGIGRARSGCGAAIVGSTDQVLSELEEYRRMGIRAFILSGYPHLDECRHFGTRVLPQMATCSLPQAYGRLPEGPPATPLAAGKRL, encoded by the coding sequence ATGACCGTCGTGCCCATCACCTCTGCCGATCTGGACGCCGTCGAGGTCAGCTGGTTCGCGGCCCTGTGTTCGGACGATTACGAATTCCTTGGCGTGCCGGACGGGCGGCTGCGGTCGTCCTTCGCGCATTGTTCGGCCATCGTGCAAGAGGCCGAACGGCAGGGCTTTCGCAACATCCTGTGCCCCTCATCCTACCAGGTCGGGCAGGACACGCTGAGTTTTGTCGCGGGCTGCGCGCCGATCACCGACCGGATCGCCATGCTGGCCGCCGTCCGCTGCGGAGAGATGCAGCCGATCATGCTGGCGCGCACCTTGGCGACGCTCGACCACATGCTGGAAGGCCGCCTGACGCTGAACGTGATCAGCAGCGACTTCCCGGGCGAGACGGCAGAAAGCGCCCTGCGCTACCAACGCTCGCGCGAGGTGGTGGAAATCCTCAAACAGGCCTGGACCCGCGACACCATCGACTACGCGGGTGAACACTACCGCTTCAGCGGGCTGCCGACCAGTCCGGCCCGGCCATGGCAGAGCGGCGGGCCCCTGCTGTATTTCGGCGGCTATTCTCCCGACGCGCTGGAGCTGTGCGGCCAGCATTGCGACGTCTACCTGATGTGGCCCGAACCCAAGGCGCAGATCGCCGAGCGCATGAAGGCGGTGAACGCGGTGGCCCGGCGCCACGGGCGAACGCTGGACTACGGGCTGCGCGTGCATGTCATCGTCCGCGACACAGAGGCCGAGGCCCGCGACTGGGCCGAACACATCACCTCGCGGCTTGATGACGAGATGGGCCGCCTGATCCGCGAGCGGGCGCTGGACAGCGGCTCTCTGGGTGTTGCGCATCAGGCCCGCGCGCGCGAGCTTGCGGACCAGTACGGCTATGTCGAGCGGCACCTCTGGACGGGTATCGGGCGGGCGCGATCAGGGTGTGGGGCGGCCATCGTCGGCTCGACCGACCAGGTTCTGTCGGAACTGGAAGAGTACCGCCGCATGGGCATCCGGGCCTTCATCCTCTCGGGTTATCCGCATCTGGACGAATGCCGCCACTTCGGGACGCGCGTCTTACCGCAGATGGCGACCTGCTCTCTGCCGCAGGCCTACGGGCGCCTGCCCGAAGGTCCGCCCGCGACACCGCTGGCCGCCGGGAAACGGCTGTGA